One genomic window of Corynebacterium sp. sy039 includes the following:
- the rpmA gene encoding 50S ribosomal protein L27, which translates to MAHKKGASSSNNGRDSNAKRLGVKRFGGEQVNAGEILVRQRGTKFHPGENVGRGGDDTLFALKAGAVQFSTKRNRRTVNIVPEAVSA; encoded by the coding sequence ATGGCACACAAGAAGGGTGCGTCAAGCTCAAATAACGGTCGCGATTCCAACGCCAAGCGCCTTGGCGTAAAGCGCTTTGGCGGCGAGCAGGTAAACGCAGGTGAAATCCTCGTTCGTCAGCGTGGCACTAAGTTCCACCCAGGCGAGAATGTAGGACGCGGTGGCGATGACACCTTGTTCGCATTAAAAGCAGGTGCAGTACAGTTCAGCACCAAGCGCAACCGTCGCACTGTGAACATTGTTCCAGAGGCTGTTTCTGCATAA
- the rplU gene encoding 50S ribosomal protein L21 has protein sequence MYAIVKTGGKQYKVAEGDLVKVEKIEGEPGSSVALTPVLLVDGATVTTKAEELEKVKVSAEIVEHVKGPKIKILKYKNKTGYKKRQGHRQPLTVVKITGIK, from the coding sequence ATGTACGCGATCGTCAAGACCGGCGGCAAGCAGTACAAGGTTGCTGAAGGTGACCTCGTCAAGGTCGAGAAGATCGAGGGTGAGCCAGGTTCGTCCGTGGCTCTCACCCCTGTTCTGCTCGTCGATGGCGCAACTGTTACCACAAAAGCTGAAGAACTTGAGAAAGTAAAGGTTTCAGCTGAGATTGTTGAGCACGTTAAGGGTCCAAAAATTAAGATCCTTAAGTACAAGAACAAGACTGGTTACAAGAAACGTCAAGGTCACCGTCAGCCGCTGACCGTAGTGAAAATTACTGGCATTAAGTAA
- a CDS encoding Rne/Rng family ribonuclease, translated as MIVSDKKKKKSRLDQASIDQSIGESIRVYALAKYLHRSSKDIVTSLQEHGIAKRAQSNLSRQEALQVIEWLGDATGETAGDGAEAEEKLRHRIEKNVENEIHQIEQKVEKDLNEKIDDAQEKKKLRHQVEKNVENEVHQIEQKVEQELEQRLSNDSGTGDSSSPHKADEADLAALSAAVPLFLAPQLPEPELEDYAEEDDLAASADNADSADSAGNADNASNVGKAARKESADTSPKTPQDSQDAEQITEPVSIHGSTRLEAQRRRRAEMREEARKKRHVVSQAEFLARRESVVRTMIVRERERTDHPGSVTQVCVLEDGMMVEHFVTSEAQASMIGNIYLGRVQNVLPSMEAAFIDIGKGRNGVLYAGEVNWRQAGLGGKSRKIEHALKSGDQVLVQVTKDPVGQKGARLTTQISLAGRYLVYVPEGRSAGISRKLPAPERKRLKDILRRVVPKNGGTIIRTAAEGVSEQAIAADVQRLHNVWEHINELSHKEKESKGAKPVTLYEEPNMLVKVIRDLFNEDFSELIVEGKRVWNIVHAYISSVAPDLSDKLIRFNPKDHGGQNAFEVYRVDEQLEKALSRKVWLPSGGTLIIDRTEAMTVIDVNTGKFTGSGGNLEETVTRNNLEAAEEIVRQMRLRDLGGMIVIDFIDMVLPENQDLVLRRLKETLGRDRTRHQISEVTSLGLVQVTRKRLGTGLLETFATECQHCEGRGVIVHADPVEYYDESAFDKPQEQDQESTPDADSVAPSEKPAKAKAKRSIEELAAAVIKNMDTDSDEDSVEQDVIADNSRSNTTADTSVLDIVDSALARAHEEDPDEPSAQNYLPADDYAFDRKQRQHGTQSRRRVVRANSAAAQEKRTDEQHEAATHEAVRGGTQAEETKTVGSSRAAVKRRRAVRKNTHAVQAEVIEIEQTSTTHPEQQTKQTKQSVRESAKRHRRRVVRKNKHMDEGDTRVGNATRDVVEVYEKQKTSHTSGRGRGRRRVTRKHN; from the coding sequence ATGATCGTGAGCGATAAAAAAAAGAAGAAATCACGGCTTGACCAGGCGTCGATAGACCAGAGTATTGGTGAGAGTATCCGAGTATATGCGCTTGCAAAATATCTACACCGATCAAGTAAAGATATTGTGACCTCGCTACAGGAGCATGGTATTGCGAAGCGGGCGCAATCCAATCTTTCGCGCCAGGAGGCATTGCAAGTCATAGAGTGGTTGGGGGACGCTACGGGGGAAACTGCAGGTGATGGTGCAGAGGCAGAGGAAAAATTACGGCATCGGATTGAGAAAAATGTCGAGAATGAGATTCATCAGATTGAGCAAAAGGTAGAAAAAGACCTCAATGAAAAAATTGATGATGCACAAGAAAAAAAGAAATTGCGTCATCAGGTAGAAAAAAATGTGGAAAATGAGGTTCATCAAATTGAACAGAAAGTGGAACAGGAGTTAGAGCAGCGCTTGAGTAATGACTCCGGCACAGGAGATTCTTCCTCACCGCACAAAGCAGATGAGGCTGACCTTGCAGCGCTTAGTGCAGCTGTTCCGCTTTTTCTGGCGCCACAATTGCCTGAGCCTGAGCTGGAGGATTATGCAGAAGAAGACGATTTAGCTGCTTCTGCGGACAATGCAGACAGTGCAGATAGTGCAGGCAATGCGGACAATGCGAGCAACGTCGGCAAGGCAGCGCGCAAGGAGAGTGCAGATACTTCGCCTAAGACACCTCAAGACTCACAGGATGCGGAGCAAATTACCGAACCAGTATCTATTCATGGTTCTACCCGCTTGGAGGCACAGCGACGTCGTCGTGCGGAAATGCGTGAAGAAGCTCGTAAGAAACGCCATGTTGTGTCGCAGGCGGAGTTTTTAGCGCGGCGAGAATCTGTGGTGCGCACGATGATTGTGCGTGAGCGTGAACGTACTGACCATCCAGGGTCAGTGACCCAAGTATGTGTGCTTGAAGATGGCATGATGGTGGAGCATTTTGTGACCTCTGAGGCACAGGCCTCCATGATTGGCAATATCTACCTGGGGCGAGTGCAAAATGTGTTACCAAGCATGGAAGCAGCGTTCATTGACATTGGTAAGGGACGCAATGGTGTGCTTTATGCTGGTGAAGTTAATTGGCGTCAAGCTGGACTAGGTGGAAAATCACGAAAAATTGAGCATGCGCTCAAGTCTGGTGACCAAGTTTTAGTGCAGGTCACTAAGGATCCTGTTGGGCAAAAGGGTGCTCGGTTGACTACCCAGATTTCTTTGGCAGGGCGCTATTTAGTTTATGTTCCAGAGGGGCGTTCTGCTGGTATTTCCCGCAAATTGCCCGCGCCAGAGCGCAAGCGACTCAAAGATATTTTGCGTCGTGTGGTGCCGAAAAATGGTGGCACAATCATTCGTACCGCTGCTGAGGGAGTAAGCGAACAAGCTATCGCTGCCGACGTTCAGCGCTTGCATAATGTGTGGGAGCATATTAACGAGCTTTCTCACAAAGAAAAAGAATCAAAAGGTGCCAAGCCAGTTACCCTCTACGAAGAGCCAAATATGCTGGTCAAGGTTATTCGTGATTTATTCAATGAGGACTTTTCTGAACTCATTGTTGAGGGGAAGCGTGTATGGAATATCGTCCACGCATATATTTCTTCGGTAGCTCCTGATTTGTCCGATAAACTCATTCGGTTTAATCCTAAAGATCATGGTGGGCAGAATGCTTTTGAGGTGTATCGGGTTGATGAGCAGCTAGAAAAGGCATTATCGCGCAAGGTGTGGTTGCCTTCTGGCGGTACATTGATTATTGACCGCACTGAGGCTATGACCGTCATTGATGTTAATACTGGAAAATTCACTGGTTCTGGTGGCAACCTTGAAGAAACCGTGACGCGCAATAATTTGGAAGCTGCCGAGGAAATTGTACGCCAGATGCGTTTGCGTGATCTCGGTGGCATGATTGTTATTGACTTCATTGATATGGTGCTGCCAGAAAACCAAGATTTAGTATTGCGTCGTCTCAAAGAAACACTGGGACGGGATCGCACTCGCCACCAAATCTCCGAGGTTACTTCTTTAGGACTTGTCCAAGTAACCAGAAAACGCTTAGGCACTGGTTTACTAGAAACATTTGCGACGGAATGCCAACATTGCGAAGGTCGTGGCGTAATCGTCCATGCAGATCCCGTTGAGTACTATGATGAGTCTGCATTTGATAAACCGCAAGAGCAGGACCAAGAGTCTACCCCTGATGCAGATTCTGTTGCACCGAGTGAAAAGCCAGCAAAAGCAAAGGCGAAGCGTAGTATCGAAGAATTGGCAGCTGCTGTTATCAAGAATATGGACACCGATTCCGATGAGGATTCTGTGGAACAGGATGTCATTGCTGATAATTCACGATCGAATACAACAGCGGATACCAGTGTGCTCGATATTGTTGATTCTGCGCTTGCACGTGCGCATGAGGAAGACCCGGATGAGCCATCTGCCCAGAACTACTTGCCAGCTGACGACTATGCGTTTGATCGGAAACAACGCCAGCACGGTACCCAGTCGCGTCGTCGTGTAGTCCGAGCGAATTCAGCTGCTGCACAGGAAAAGCGTACTGATGAGCAGCACGAGGCTGCGACTCATGAGGCTGTGAGGGGAGGAACCCAGGCCGAAGAAACAAAAACAGTAGGTTCTTCTCGGGCGGCTGTGAAGCGTCGTCGAGCGGTGCGGAAAAATACTCATGCGGTGCAGGCTGAAGTGATTGAGATTGAGCAGACATCGACGACGCACCCTGAGCAGCAAACCAAGCAAACTAAGCAGAGTGTGCGAGAGAGCGCAAAGAGACATCGACGTCGTGTTGTTCGTAAAAATAAGCATATGGATGAAGGCGATACGCGCGTCGGTAATGCTACTAGAGATGTTGTTGAGGTTTATGAGAAACAGAAAACCTCCCATACTTCTGGTCGGGGTCGTGGACGACGTAGGGTAACGAGAAAGCATAATTAA
- the ndk gene encoding nucleoside-diphosphate kinase: MTERTLILIKPDGVRNGHVGDIISRIERKGLSLVALDLRVADRETAEKHYAEHADKPFFGELVEFITSAPLIAGIVEGERAIDAWRQLAGGTDPVAKATPGTIRGDFALSVAENVVHGSDSPESAEREIGIWFPNL, from the coding sequence ATGACTGAACGTACATTGATCCTCATTAAACCAGATGGTGTTCGTAATGGACACGTAGGCGACATCATCTCTCGTATTGAGCGCAAAGGTCTTTCGCTTGTGGCTCTCGATCTTCGTGTTGCAGATCGTGAGACTGCTGAGAAGCACTATGCAGAACACGCTGATAAGCCATTCTTTGGTGAGTTGGTTGAGTTCATCACTTCAGCTCCGCTGATCGCCGGTATCGTGGAAGGCGAGCGAGCGATCGACGCGTGGCGTCAGCTAGCTGGTGGTACTGATCCAGTTGCTAAGGCAACCCCTGGTACCATTCGTGGAGACTTTGCCCTCAGCGTCGCAGAGAACGTGGTGCATGGTTCGGATTCTCCAGAGTCTGCAGAGCGTGAGATCGGCATTTGGTTCCCTAACCTGTAA
- a CDS encoding phosphatase PAP2 family protein: MHKKALAQRLGSVALATLTLATPLVLPAAPASALDIPALQGAQLLPGYPAPVQHPGAPVPQPFTPDYLAGYISDISSYSFGVYADVIAGFDDLRAHHPEIMAQNLDITVANNNAAASNPQLVAQAQKDALADKDGVLLAFSDALGGELGGYFRQALAENRLPKTTFLLGNGYLARAGGLASSTFVEKELYGYKRPFVVAPERIHRYEVADRELYDASSKSFPSGHTNQATWTTTLLAQMLPELAPQILARGSEAGYHRTVMGVHYPLDVIGGRMTGTAAAADRWNDPRMRDALNQAKAELRAELEWRAGKPLAQVIAGDSAYRSTAAAVAEYTQRMNYGFAPVYNTQAPMIVPQAAPDLLLAKYPELSYEQRAEILRATAAPAGSPLDDQSPRGSWQRINLAAAFAAKVSVDSAGKVTVSGI; the protein is encoded by the coding sequence GTGCATAAAAAAGCTCTTGCTCAGCGCCTTGGCAGTGTAGCCCTAGCCACTTTAACATTGGCAACTCCACTTGTGCTACCAGCAGCACCAGCATCAGCACTAGATATTCCAGCACTACAAGGTGCACAATTGTTGCCTGGTTACCCAGCCCCTGTGCAACATCCAGGAGCACCAGTGCCGCAACCTTTTACTCCTGATTATCTTGCGGGGTATATCTCAGACATCAGCTCTTATAGCTTTGGTGTTTATGCCGATGTTATCGCCGGCTTTGATGATTTGCGCGCACATCACCCTGAAATCATGGCGCAAAATCTTGACATCACAGTTGCTAATAACAATGCAGCTGCAAGCAATCCACAACTTGTTGCACAGGCGCAAAAAGATGCCTTAGCGGATAAAGATGGTGTGTTGCTTGCGTTCTCGGATGCTCTCGGTGGGGAACTCGGTGGTTATTTCCGCCAGGCTCTTGCGGAGAATCGTTTGCCTAAAACAACATTCTTGCTCGGCAATGGTTATCTCGCCCGTGCCGGTGGGCTTGCTTCTTCTACTTTTGTAGAAAAAGAATTGTATGGTTATAAGCGTCCTTTTGTGGTGGCTCCAGAGCGCATTCACCGCTATGAAGTAGCTGATCGTGAGCTTTACGACGCTTCCTCTAAATCTTTCCCCTCTGGTCATACCAACCAAGCCACGTGGACTACCACTCTGCTTGCGCAAATGTTGCCAGAGTTGGCACCACAAATCCTCGCCCGTGGTTCTGAGGCTGGTTATCATCGTACTGTTATGGGTGTGCACTATCCGCTCGATGTTATTGGTGGTCGCATGACTGGTACTGCTGCCGCTGCTGATCGCTGGAATGATCCACGTATGCGTGATGCGCTCAACCAAGCCAAGGCAGAATTGCGTGCTGAATTAGAGTGGCGTGCTGGAAAACCATTAGCACAGGTAATAGCTGGTGATTCTGCATATCGCAGCACTGCTGCCGCTGTTGCCGAGTACACACAGCGCATGAACTATGGTTTTGCGCCAGTCTATAACACGCAGGCGCCTATGATTGTGCCACAAGCTGCACCTGATTTATTGTTGGCCAAGTATCCTGAGCTCAGCTATGAGCAGCGAGCTGAAATTCTACGCGCAACTGCGGCTCCTGCTGGTTCACCATTGGATGATCAAAGCCCGCGTGGTTCTTGGCAGCGTATCAACCTAGCGGCTGCTTTTGCTGCTAAGGTGAGCGTCGATAGTGCAGGAAAAGTTACTGTTAGTGGCATTTAA
- a CDS encoding DUF4233 domain-containing protein, with product MREKATAQSVAEAEEVEYGPLGPGHAPAKDPLKGVRGVMSGTMMMESICFYLILTVILRVDNGIHWTPVNWGYITVVATAMLILSFLQFTRWAIAADVIIQVFALIGIFVHPSVAIIAFIFIAVWAYLFYLRKNLIERMKRGLLTTQHM from the coding sequence ATGAGGGAAAAAGCTACAGCACAGTCAGTAGCAGAAGCAGAAGAAGTAGAATATGGTCCACTGGGCCCTGGTCATGCGCCAGCAAAGGATCCGCTCAAAGGTGTGCGTGGGGTGATGTCTGGCACCATGATGATGGAGTCCATCTGTTTTTACCTTATTCTCACTGTGATTTTGCGTGTGGACAATGGTATCCATTGGACTCCAGTGAATTGGGGCTATATCACTGTAGTGGCAACAGCAATGCTCATATTGAGTTTTCTGCAATTTACTCGTTGGGCTATTGCTGCCGACGTCATTATCCAGGTTTTTGCTCTTATCGGTATTTTTGTGCACCCGAGTGTGGCTATTATTGCCTTCATTTTTATTGCTGTATGGGCATATTTATTCTATTTGCGCAAAAACCTTATTGAGCGGATGAAACGTGGTTTATTAACAACACAGCATATGTAG